TTTTCAGTATTCTGCAACGTGTAACTTGAAAAGAAACCTTGCAAAAACTGTATATAAAAATATAGGCCCTGATGATGTATTCATTAAAGTATAGGACAAGAATCACTTTGtccagaaaaaaaatattttgttgatttgtctcATTTAATTTGTGTCTCATGTTGTTTTAAAAGGAAGAAGATCTACAGGTTGGCATCCTCAAGATCTGTTTTACTACTGCTTATAGTCCTACAAAGAGAAACACCCCTGGGTTCCTATGAGAGTGGGGGCGAAATAATGAACCAATTGAGTGGAATTGACAGAAACAGCCTGTAGAATATCTTAACTTTGGTTCACACCACCCCTTGCAACATAAGTTGGGTGTTGTCAGGACTTTGACCCACAGAGCCAACACGATCATTACCCGCGACGAAGACATACAACATGAGTTGAACCACATCAAACAGTGTCTCCACCAGTGTGGTTATGAGCCATGGGTTTTCGCTGTCAGTGATAACAAAGAAAAGGACAAACAGAAAGCTAAGTATCAAAACAGACCACCGGCCAAAGGTAGTGTGGTGATCCCCTACATACAGGGGGTCTCCGAGACTGTTGCTCGCCTATTCCAAGCCAAGGGCATTCGCACACACTACAAGCCGGTTAACTCCGTTCGTCAGAACCTCGTCGCTCCCAAGGACAAGACAGCAACTGAGCAACGCCCGAACTGTTTATCACATTTCATGTGAAAATTGCCCGCTGCATATGTGGGTGAATCTGAACGCACGCTTAGCACTAGGCTGACGGAACATAAACGCAAGAGCAATGCCTCCTCGCCGGTCGCTCAACACGCTCAAGCCGCTAAACACACCATCGCGTGGAAGGACGTGAAAGTGCTCGATCAGGATTCCAACTGGTTTAATCGTGGTGTAAGGAAGCCATCAACATCAGACGCCACCCCAGTTCACTCAACAAGGACAAAGGCCGCCACCAGCTACCTCCGGTCTATGAACCTGTTCTGTCACATGACATCGCCAGCCCGTCATGTGACATCCCAGATCAATAACTCaatcaccatcagtttgaaaaagacacagagtcgtcgtgtcgaaagctcacgtaagtgaacaattttagttgtgtgtataggtttaaactctaccaatagCCTGTAGAATGTTCTTCAAGATGGAGAAGAAGTTCAGCAGATTCAAACAATGGTGCTACCTGTTCATTTTGTGGGAAGTTGGGCTTCAGGAATGTTATACTCCATTATGCTAAACCTAACTGGAAGAAGCTCATTGCAGCCAAATCCTGTAGGGGTAGGGTGTCAGATGAGCCAGTCTACAAACCCAACAAATAAGGTTGGAGGCCAGGATGGTTATCACAGTGCCTCTTCACCGCAAGAAAAAAGTAGAAATGGAGCACATTCCAAGTGCAGTAACATTGAAGTGGCAGAACTTGTATTAATTTACCAAATCCATCTGACAAAACCTGGAAGCTATAGATGAATTACAATATGGAGAGCTCCTCACAGAAGTAGGGGTAAATCTAGAAAATCATGTCTACAAGAGACTGTGAAATCTCAAAGTGTCACCATCACAGAAAATGGAGGCGCCTAAAGAAGATTTCCAAAGAAATGGACTCTTATTTCAGAAGAGAAGAAACAGGATCTCCTGGTACTAACAAGATGCCCTCATTGTTGGCAggaagtgtcccaaaactgcacaGATCCTTTATGACGTGATCAGCAACATTTGAAGAACTGCTGTTGTGCCTTGTAGTTGGAGAGTTGGAGAAACGGTTCTGATCTGCAAGAAGGAAAGCACACAAGATCCCTCTCTCTTCAGACCAACACTTGTGAAGAATGCCAGTGGAAATATTGGCATGGGAATCCTAGCTCAAAGGTTGATaacatacagggttcaaaagaaataaccccctaaaattacaaaacatatctttgcataacttgacatgttaatgatttgaaaaattcaaaaatctgtgaatagagaatcgtttttctaccctcccaagttgtcccatttccaaaaacaatttccttggtcaaaaatagtcaaattttccaaaaattatgccTTCAGTACAAGTTGCACTTTTTCACATCCCATACATAAtaatgtacaaaacgttctcgatatcaatgttatgattgattgattattttgcctttacctttctgtctctgatccctcagtcacccatgcaagtACAACCATCATTACGTTCAAAACAATGATTGTGGAAATGAATGTTCACATAAATGAGGTTTTCTTAGtatttaatcagcagttgtttcaaaatgataagatTCACTAGGAAGAAGAAATGAGTTCTCCAggcatacatttgaccaaaagagTAGACGGAAGCATTTTGCATCTTGATCTAAAGCGATGGCGTTCTTAGATAAAGGCGTAAACAAGCCTCTACTATAAACAAATTTAACTGCAACAGGATCGTTCATAAAAGCATAAAAGTCATTGATCAGCAGAAGTTCTCAAAACAGATCCAAAACAAGTAAATTAGGTACTCAATAGAAATATTTCCAGAAAAATCAAACACTGATCAACTCTGCAAAAGCTAATCAAGGACATGAAGCGGCAGGAACACAGGAAAACCCTCACCAGTTTCCTGCAAGCTTGTATTCACCTACTACaacaactatactgcgccaatccTTACACATGGaaaaataataacagtaatagtaatagtaacatagtaaatttggtttttttaatagatgtactatttaatcctgcacattatgacaccacatttaaTCTAATGtgatctcaagaagtaaagttacaagcaattgaatagacgaaggttcagttttaaaagtgacaaaccggCCTATaaggtgcaaaaagattccaacaagcgaaacaaagagacaacacagtttcttcaatgaagcgttatttaaagcagtttttatttcagtttttgcttctctatacttttcataactttcattttatttgtcagttctgttgtttcaattttcttttcttccttttgttttaaattaaagccaaacacataaattagccattcaccactctcaaaccagatgtctagtctgtggagttttgaataggccagtttgtcacttttaaaactggaccttcgtctaatcaaatgcttgtaactttgttttctggaagtcacattggattcaatgtggtgtcataatgtacaggattagatagtgtatctattaaataaacaaatttaccccaatattgttcagtttggaaattgtgattatttttccaagtgtaaggacactttattggcgcagtatagttcatAGGAGTCAACACCATGTACCAGGAGCTACCAGGGATGGATCTACTGACTGGATGCAGTGCATGATAGGGGATATTCTAAAGGAGTCCGTTATCATTTATACCCTTCCTGGCAGTGTTCAATTTGTGCTTAGATCGTCTGGATAGAATGAAGGATTTTGGATACCAGCTCAACTCTACCCTTATAAGCTGCCAAAGCCTACGCTGATGATCTAACCTTAAAGATCCAAAAGGATGGCAAACACTGATCAACTCTGTTTACAAATCAAACCAAAAGCTAAACAAGGACATGTAGCCGCAGTAACACAGGGAAGCCCTCACCAGCCTTCAAGTGTCAAAGATGTTGATGAGGAGGATATGCTCATTCATTTATATGCCTGTGCAGCACCAGGACCAACCCCTCGcttcaaattataagttttcatttctcttttgttcagaaaccaaaaatcagcgGATTAAAAAGAGGGGTACCCCGGGGGTAGAACTTGGCTGCAATCATAACatctaaagctaaatttatactacatagcTGAGCAACAGTGATTGGCTTTTACCCAATGAAGTAGAGCGCtatttgttgcgttgggaaaataCCAACCGTTTTTCGCTCAGCGATAGAgtaataaattcaactttagtgTTGAGAGTTCCATTAAAAGTATATAGCTCATTTATGATTGTGCTGAGCAAATACATATCCGGTTGTGTTTATATTGAATGTAGACAAATATAAATAGATCGGATATCAATCATACGTGGACGATAACAGGACTGACGTGGCATGTGTGCTGAAAATATAAGCGTCATAAaagcttttgtttgtttgtttgtttgtttgtttgtttgttagcttgtttgtatgaaacataaacgatgcataatgatgcagatgatttgattatgaattagtttattgtccccgTTAAGGTTACATCGCCATATATGTACCTCAAAAAGTACACTTTCTGTGAGTACGTCCCCAACGGGGGTGTTTTTGTGACCTGTCATGCAAACCGAGAATGGGATTGGAATTAAATTGTCAGGTTTTATACTTCTATCAGATATACTTCTAATACAAGTGTTCAAAATCCATATGCCTCCATACGTTAGAGGATCTGGGTCCTCAAAGTGAGTCTGTGAAATGTACGTCCGCAACGCCGGAACTGCCCATAGACTTCTAACCATTGGTTTGTCTTGGAGTTCTCATTACTAACGCGTAAAGGTTCAACAGATTCTCCATTTTATGATCGGCCCTGTTGTATGTTAGGAAGACCTTGCAAGTTTGTTGGTTGAGGCCGGTATTGATGGTAGCCTATCTGACATGAGTGAAACAGGTCACTAGATTGACCGAGGAAAACCGGTGGAGGATGATTTCTCTCTGGATTTATTTGCTGGTTCAGATTATGGACACTATTTTTCGGTTGATTCGTGATGGTACCCAAGATATCTGTTAATTTCTGATTAGGTTTGCTGTTGCATGTTCCAGAAGAAGTATGAGAGTGTGGCAATCTTCTAGGATTATGAGATTGGTGAACTATTGTTTGAGTCTGGTTTCTATATGGTAATTCATGCTATATAAGCTCTATGTTTAGTGGTTGCTTGGTGCAGGTGTTGCCAGTAACAGAAAAGGTTTGGAGAGGCATGTCACATACTTTATCAGAAGGCTTTAACCTCAATTGTGTTTGAAAAACATATTATGATAGGTATCGTCATCGACATCATGGTCATCATATGGTAAGACATCGTGCGGATCATCGTCATCCAAACGTCCCAAGACTAATCGTAAGACACCGTTGCTGCCTTCAATTTGCTTAGCTGAAAGCAACAGATTGGTATCCTCCAAGTCATTAAAGGTCGGTTTCTGGTTGCCATTTGAGACTTCTAACCACTGATTTGTCTTGGAATTCCCATTGCTGACGCTTAAAGCTTCAGCAGATTCTCCATTTTTAGATCGGCTCTGTCGAAGGTTAGGGAGACTTTGCAAGTTTGTTGGTTGAGGCCGATATTGATGATAGCCTATCTGACATGAGTGAAACGGGTCACTAGATTGACCGGAGAAAACGGGCGGTGGTTGATTTCTCTCTGGATTTCTTTGCTGGTTCAGATTATGCACACTGTTATTCGGTTGTTTCGTGATGGTACCCAAGGAACCTGTTAATGTCTGATTAGGTTTGCTCTTGCGTGTTACAGAAGAAGTATGAGAATGTGGCAATCTTCTAGGATCGTGAGATTGGTGGACTGTTGTTTGAGTTTGGTTTCCACGGTAATTCATGCTATAAACTCTATTGTTTAGAGGTTGTTTGGTGCAGGTGTTGTCAGTAACAGACAAGGTTTGGAAAGGCTTGTCGCATACTTCATCTGAAGGCTGGGCAACTGGTTGCTGAGAAAGAGAATGGTACTGTGTCTGATAATATGGAACCGCTTGTTTTGGAAAGTTATCGGCAAGAGTATTCTTGGTTGACTTTCTGACATGTGCAAATGCAGATTGTGGAGACACGTGCAACGTTCGTGGACGAAGATTTCGCTGACTTGGTTCCGTTTGATGAAGAGTTGATGACTTGATTTCGGCCAAAGGCTGTTGAACTTGGTTTGTAGGATTAATTTCACTTCTCATGTCAATACAAGTGGTAAAGTCGTCATCACAGGCTGTGGAAGAGCACCTTGACATATAATCACCGTCATCGTCGTTAACTTTGTTGCATCCATATAAATCCTCCTCTTCGTTATCCATCTCCAATAcagaccttcgtctattcaatttgCGACCCTCATCATTTGTTTGCATTTTATCATGTGAGATATTGCCATGTGGTCGTGATGTTTGCAAAGATGTATCTTCAGGGCCATAAAGATCATCATCAGAGTCGATGCCGTCATCATCAACACCACTGGTTCCTTTATAGGACTTATGGTACATTAGTGTAAACTTCAGAGTTCCTTGACCATCAGCTGGAACTGCATCATCCAGTTTGATACGTTGAGACTGGACACATGATTTAGATACGCTCTCTCTGTCATCATGTACGGTTTCAACCATGGTTCCTGTTGTGCGTCTACTATTTTGTAAGTATCCCAAATTAATTTGCTTAATATTGTCTGCTCTCCTGACATTTAGAAGCTTTACAGGATCTGATACCAAGATCTGCGGAATTTCTCCTTTCTTATCCTGATCCCCAGCCTTCAAGTTCACATCTTTCAACAACTCTGCCGTTTTGTCTAAATCGTCTCCAGACTGGGTCTTGTTATCGACTAGTTGCTTTTCAAGTATATCTCGTGCTTCTGCATATTGCTGCAAGTGGACTAGGATGTTTGCAAGACGATTGATTAATCGTATAGTTGTCAGGTGTGTGTTTCCATTGATCTCACGTCTAAGAGCCACAGCTTTACGATACCAGGAGAGTGCTTCCTCAAGTTGTCCCTTTCGCTGGAGAACAAATGACATGCTTGTGTAGAGGGTTGCTGCGTCTGAAGTATCAAGACCAAACTGCTCTTGTAAGATCAAAGCTTCTTCTAAGAGCTCTATGGCTTCTGTGTGATTACCTGAAACTAAACTACAGTTAATGGCCACATTGTTGAGGGAATTCATCATTTCTTTACTATTACCATGATATTGTCTTTTAATTGCGAGTCCCATGCGTGAGCTCTCTAGAGCCTTCTCCTTGTCACCTAATCGCTGATGGCATAAACTGATGTTGTTATATGTGTTACCTATGCTTGGGTGGTGCTCCCATAGACCAAGACGAAGGTTCAGACTTTGTTGAAGGTATGTCAGTGCCTCTTGAGGAGTGTCTGTTCATGATAAGAAAAGAAACCGTAATACATTACTTAACATTgcattacaaaatttaaaaaatgctatgGGAACAAGAAACAGTATAAGTCTTACGTGtctttttaaaagtttaaaaatagGAACAAAAGTAGATACTGAGAGCTTGTTCTATTCATTAGATGCAAATAGACCTACTACTGTAAAACAAATCTACCACCAGCATGAACTCTTGTGGGATAAATAGTTTCTTTGAGCTTGTTTGACACATAGGTAACCAATTAACATATTTTAGAAATGGCTCTACAGCTTTAGGAGCGGTTCTTTATCAAAGATGATTTTAGGAGTGGCTCTGCAATGACATCTAGTAATTTAAAAATCAAGACGTGCTGCCCACCGATTTTTTTAAGCACATGAGACGGCTGCATGTTGATGAAGATTCTTGTTTTGTTATGAAGTTATGTGACACTGTCACAATATGTTATAGGTTACCACGTGCATGGGGCGATATTCTTGCAATAATCTACTAGTGACTTCCTGTTTCTGTTGTGGAGATTTCTATTTTGAGATACCCGAAAAGTTTACTATTGCTCAATTTCCTTTCGGAGGAAATGTATGCCAGACAGTtcaaccataggccttcaaaacatTTCGAAGGCCCGTGGTTCAACTGTTACCCAtcgcattttttaaataaattatgttGGAAAATCACGATAAAGGTAGGCCTAGAAAGACTTTTATCTAAACTTtagtttcaagaacattttcaattTAAACTTGGACATAGCCTACATGTGGGGTATGTGTGCGGTGCGGTCTACACCTCTTCTTTCCGCGCGGATACTTAgatcaagatgtttcaaaattgcTGCGCGCATTCATTTGTCTCGGAGAAATTGCATGACAGAAATggcatgttgatttttttaaatttttatattttacacaaaatatcggtaaaatatattttcaaagcaTTTGTTGGAGTAATTTCCAGCATTTGTTTTTACCAAAGATCAATAGGCTATAAAGGAAACTTACTAAGATGAAGAAGCACAAGTCCCAGACTCGATGCAGTTGCAGCTAACCTCTGCTCAAGACGTTTTTCTTCTTTTGCAAGCAAAGAATATCCTAATGAAAACAATAGGGACTTGCGAAAGGTGTTGATGGAGCAGTCCAAAAGATCTTGGAACATGTCAAGCGCTTGAATAAGATATCTGTAAAGTCAGAGTAACAAAACGGCGACTGAAGAATATTATTGTTAAACCATCGCAGCGTTGGGATTCTTCCCTTAaggtaaaaaaaagaagaaaaaaagaagaaaaaaaatccttGCCCCTTTACACATACCAAATTAATTTGCAAACCTCAAAATGGTCTATAAATGATACAATGCGAGCAGAAAAATTTGCATCTGCACGCGTTACCATACTATATCCCGAAgccattttagagcgttttatttaaaaggtgtctCGTTAatatgtgccaaaatcgcttccccctccCCTTTCGGCTTGCAAAAATtacccccccttcggctcgccaaaaatattgcacagcccttatacATAGTTACTGCAGGAATTCAAACGCGAGATGAATGCAAACGCTGACATTGGCAAATATTTTATATACGAGTCTCTACGGTTCTGGTCTACAAACTGCAGGGTTTCACATGAATGATAGGCTCgagtaaaatcattaaagtacAAAGAAATAAGATAAAATGTGAAgattattttacaatttatattttttgtagaTTAACAGGAGGGTAATCTGCCAAGTCAAATCAGCTGTTTCGTTCAGATTCTGCCTCCTGCTCTGGGGTACGCCTTTGGTTTTTTTCAAAGTCTCACTTACTGTTTTCCACAGATGCCCAGACCTCTTGAAAATAGATTCCATCCTGCCGCTGTCAACAACCAAGCCAATTCCCTACATTTGCCTCTTGGCTCCAGCAAGACCAACGCTCGTCGAAGCTGCCGATATGCTTCATCGAGATACTCCTTGCTCTGACCAAGTAACTGCCCATAGACGATCAGCATCCTAGCCTCCGCCAGTTCATCACCGATATCCTTGGCCAGCTGAATGCAGTAGTGATAGAACTGAAGTGCCTCGTTTCGTGGTAAGATAAAAGTAATGACAATTTCTGCTCGGAATGCTACTTTCAAAAATATGGCGTTGTCATTTACGTGAGAATACGAAGCATCCAAGAGGAGAGATTGGAGGGATTCCAACTCTCCACGCACAAATGGCAAGTGTGAAAACCTAGAGGTTTCAAGAGAAAGAAGGATTGCATTTTGACAAAACGCGAAGAACAGATCGAAGTGAAAGCTAGAGTTAAGGTATTTGAATAAGGAAGTAAAAAACAGATGTTCTATCAATATCCAGGTGAATACGTGTCTCTGAGGTTCTGCTATGACACCTATGCTGCCGAATCCATTGGAATCACACTTTTCTGACGATACTATACAGCTGACTGGTGCAATCGCTTCCAATGTAGTTGAAGGATTTGTTGTGATAGTGCGCAAAGAGATACAGTGTCCAAATGATTCAATTACATAGTTCAACAGAATGCCATTCTGAAAAAGAGGACGCTGTCTTTTCAAATCAGTGATTATAGTATATTCGTCACTCTCGTTTTCTGTCAACCATACATCTGTGACAATTTCTCTTGAATTTAGATCTGATGTCAAGTTGCGCGAAATATGCGAGAATATCTGAGGCTGATGATGTAAAACAAAGAGAATGGCTGGCAAGAGATTATTTTGACAATCAGATACTTGTTCTGCACATGTAAGTGGTTTCTGAGACCTCGCGAAATCACTAGATGCAGGAATTGCTTGATTAGATGATGAAGATTTTAAATGTACCTCATCAACATGTTTCTGAAGTGCCCTCCATGGAAATGAACTGGCAAATACAATGCTCTTTGGccttatccttatcataattatATGTGGATTTTGTAACTTTAGTATCTTCGACAAAACAACATTAGTCATCTTGGACGAGATCATAAGTAATGGTGTCATGTCATTTGAGAGAATTATACAGGTTGAAACCGGGAGGATATTTAGAATGTGGCTAATCAGAGAATTGGAAAGAACATGATAAGAGCTACTGAAACAATTTTCA
Above is a genomic segment from Amphiura filiformis chromosome 17, Afil_fr2py, whole genome shotgun sequence containing:
- the LOC140137231 gene encoding uncharacterized protein, translating into MQTFNKCSLHMVICSSSKINKMSASNKSDENDDKHSKKKISINILDHEDQKDKTSKNIKQLQNIEYRHNDELCVRGHRIVLNMPRLLYMVVVLDTCSEMIPEYVENCFSSSYHVLSNSLISHILNILPVSTCIILSNDMTPLLMISSKMTNVVLSKILKLQNPHIIMIRIRPKSIVFASSFPWRALQKHVDEVHLKSSSSNQAIPASSDFARSQKPLTCAEQVSDCQNNLLPAILFVLHHQPQIFSHISRNLTSDLNSREIVTDVWLTENESDEYTIITDLKRQRPLFQNGILLNYVIESFGHCISLRTITTNPSTTLEAIAPVSCIVSSEKCDSNGFGSIGVIAEPQRHVFTWILIEHLFFTSLFKYLNSSFHFDLFFAFCQNAILLSLETSRFSHLPFVRGELESLQSLLLDASYSHVNDNAIFLKVAFRAEIVITFILPRNEALQFYHYCIQLAKDIGDELAEARMLIVYGQLLGQSKEYLDEAYRQLRRALVLLEPRGKCRELAWLLTAAGWNLFSRGLGICGKQYLIQALDMFQDLLDCSINTFRKSLLFSLGYSLLAKEEKRLEQRLAATASSLGLVLLHLNTPQEALTYLQQSLNLRLGLWEHHPSIGNTYNNISLCHQRLGDKEKALESSRMGLAIKRQYHGNSKEMMNSLNNVAINCSLVSGNHTEAIELLEEALILQEQFGLDTSDAATLYTSMSFVLQRKGQLEEALSWYRKAVALRREINGNTHLTTIRLINRLANILVHLQQYAEARDILEKQLVDNKTQSGDDLDKTAELLKDVNLKAGDQDKKGEIPQILVSDPVKLLNVRRADNIKQINLGYLQNSRRTTGTMVETVHDDRESVSKSCVQSQRIKLDDAVPADGQGTLKFTLMYHKSYKGTSGVDDDGIDSDDDLYGPEDTSLQTSRPHGNISHDKMQTNDEGRKLNRRRSVLEMDNEEEDLYGCNKVNDDDGDYMSRCSSTACDDDFTTCIDMRSEINPTNQVQQPLAEIKSSTLHQTEPSQRNLRPRTLHVSPQSAFAHVRKSTKNTLADNFPKQAVPYYQTQYHSLSQQPVAQPSDEVCDKPFQTLSVTDNTCTKQPLNNRVYSMNYRGNQTQTTVHQSHDPRRLPHSHTSSVTRKSKPNQTLTGSLGTITKQPNNSVHNLNQQRNPERNQPPPVFSGQSSDPFHSCQIGYHQYRPQPTNLQSLPNLRQSRSKNGESAEALSVSNGNSKTNQWLEVSNGNQKPTFNDLEDTNLLLSAKQIEGSNGVLRLVLGRLDDDDPHDVLPYDDHDVDDDTYHNMFFKHN